In Gammaproteobacteria bacterium, a genomic segment contains:
- a CDS encoding conserved hypothetical protein (Evidence 4 : Unknown function but conserved in other organisms), which translates to MKNVEMSLKENILTITVDLSKEFGPSSSGKTIIIASTEGNKSIPENEEIKIGLNIYRKK; encoded by the coding sequence ATGAAAAATGTTGAAATGTCCCTGAAAGAAAATATCCTAACGATTACCGTAGACCTCTCGAAAGAGTTCGGTCCATCGTCTTCCGGGAAAACCATCATCATCGCCTCAACTGAGGGAAATAAATCAATCCCAGAGAATGAAGAGATAAAGATCGGACTCAATATTTATAGGAAGAAATGA
- a CDS encoding hypothetical protein (Evidence 5 : Unknown function): MAKETVNSDPILIVTCTPVGATGTIRLYQGNELLQEEQVDTDLSKITQFYIDPMLEYTLVFEGGDPLCRVEILCPAAE; the protein is encoded by the coding sequence ATGGCAAAGGAAACCGTCAATAGCGACCCGATACTCATCGTGACCTGCACCCCTGTCGGCGCCACCGGCACCATACGTCTCTATCAGGGTAATGAGTTGTTGCAGGAAGAGCAGGTAGACACCGATCTCTCTAAAATAACGCAGTTCTACATAGACCCCATGCTGGAGTACACCTTGGTCTTCGAAGGTGGTGATCCACTTTGTCGAGTGGAAATTCTTTGCCCAGCGGCGGAGTAG
- a CDS encoding hypothetical protein (Evidence 5 : Unknown function) translates to MYAKNKSGLQRVLDGVWIVHNFIRIHFTTKQVPAVSLGVIEKRFSWEQILMIQKTA, encoded by the coding sequence ATGTATGCAAAAAATAAATCAGGCCTCCAGCGGGTATTGGATGGTGTTTGGATTGTCCATAACTTTATCCGGATACATTTCACCACTAAACAAGTTCCTGCGGTTTCTTTAGGTGTTATAGAAAAAAGATTTTCCTGGGAGCAGATTTTAATGATCCAGAAAACCGCCTAA
- a CDS encoding hypothetical protein (Evidence 5 : Unknown function) produces MRLRCPAELGRGFPIRSIQQAIKNAGHILEYLPPYSPDFNPIEHKWAQLKAIDKRERRTTEEVFANYA; encoded by the coding sequence ATGAGGTTGCGTTGTCCGGCAGAGCTAGGTAGGGGGTTTCCGATAAGGTCTATTCAACAAGCCATCAAAAATGCGGGCCATATTCTGGAATATTTACCCCCTTATTCACCAGATTTCAATCCCATCGAACATAAGTGGGCGCAATTAAAGGCGATTGACAAAAGAGAACGCCGTACTACCGAGGAAGTCTTCGCAAATTATGCGTAA
- a CDS encoding hypothetical protein (Evidence 5 : Unknown function), with the protein MGPGLAIKHILDNPSCHLLAPSPALPVNGEGVDRRPPPVYGGIEGGRLDAIPNFE; encoded by the coding sequence TTGGGGCCAGGTCTTGCAATCAAGCATATACTAGATAACCCAAGTTGCCACCTACTTGCCCCCTCCCCAGCCCTCCCCGTAAACGGGGAGGGAGTAGACCGCAGACCTCCCCCCGTTTACGGGGGGATTGAGGGGGGACGATTGGATGCGATCCCGAATTTTGAATAG
- a CDS encoding ThiF domain-containing protein, translating to MPATLTHRLDVDTLVDVHTHPFQSKGVAFSGVDDRDERRFAAFIKERFDNVHYASIVLSRSDYAARLWQPNPGGPQPQRAELRTQTASEAWPASDRPRPQAEFPDDGLDHLDHPFSRSVLALGADNLRRIMDGQQIVVAGVGGLGSLIAENLVQMGFQHLHLIDPDRLEPSNLNRIVGATYSQARRGHLKVESVARHLRRINPQACIETHAISLDDPALESVIAPCDWILLSTDTHNSRHRAQSLALRFFVPLIAAGVNITVRDGVITDMSGEVILTRAGDGLCLNCLGRIDPRRLVAETHPDSAVRDGLVQRGYVSGLDVKEPAVKTLNAILAALAVETLVDQYTGRRRNPPILVYENNCHSTIYPDEESLANRPKVCFACSV from the coding sequence GTGCCGGCGACACTCACCCACCGCCTCGATGTGGATACCCTCGTGGATGTACATACCCATCCGTTCCAGAGTAAAGGCGTCGCCTTCTCAGGAGTCGATGACCGCGACGAACGCCGCTTTGCCGCGTTTATCAAGGAACGCTTTGATAATGTTCACTACGCCAGTATCGTTTTGTCTCGAAGTGACTATGCCGCCCGTTTGTGGCAGCCCAATCCCGGTGGCCCCCAACCCCAGCGCGCCGAGCTACGCACCCAAACGGCCTCGGAGGCGTGGCCTGCTTCTGATCGTCCACGACCCCAGGCGGAATTTCCGGACGACGGTCTAGATCACTTAGATCACCCCTTCTCGCGCTCCGTGCTAGCGTTAGGAGCGGATAACCTGCGGCGCATTATGGATGGTCAACAAATCGTCGTCGCGGGCGTGGGCGGGTTGGGGTCGCTCATCGCCGAAAATTTAGTGCAGATGGGGTTTCAGCATCTCCATCTTATCGATCCCGATCGGCTGGAACCCAGTAACCTCAATCGTATCGTCGGAGCTACCTATTCCCAGGCCCGACGCGGTCATCTCAAGGTAGAATCCGTAGCCCGCCACTTACGACGCATTAATCCCCAAGCCTGCATCGAGACCCATGCCATATCTCTGGATGATCCTGCCCTGGAATCTGTGATTGCACCTTGCGATTGGATATTGCTGTCCACCGATACCCATAACAGTCGTCACCGTGCCCAGAGTTTGGCCTTACGTTTTTTTGTGCCACTCATCGCCGCCGGAGTAAACATCACCGTGCGTGACGGCGTTATTACCGACATGAGTGGAGAAGTTATTCTCACCCGAGCGGGTGATGGCCTATGCCTGAACTGCCTTGGACGTATCGACCCTCGTCGATTGGTCGCCGAAACCCATCCAGATTCCGCCGTCCGCGATGGATTGGTGCAACGTGGCTATGTCTCGGGTCTTGACGTGAAGGAACCCGCAGTCAAAACTCTCAACGCCATCCTCGCCGCCTTAGCGGTGGAAACATTAGTGGATCAATACACCGGACGCCGCCGGAATCCACCCATATTGGTCTACGAAAACAACTGCCACAGCACCATTTATCCAGACGAAGAAAGTCTCGCAAATCGGCCAAAGGTTTGCTTCGCATGTTCGGTGTAA
- a CDS encoding hypothetical protein (Evidence 5 : Unknown function) gives MSIPELIQCILDATPSDQEIYLLRKSNILDENGYYRTRFFSEKTYGNPRKLSSTSLPGG, from the coding sequence ATGTCTATCCCCGAGCTTATCCAATGCATCCTCGACGCCACACCCTCAGACCAAGAAATTTATCTGTTACGCAAGTCTAATATCCTAGACGAGAACGGTTATTACCGCACACGATTCTTTTCCGAAAAAACGTATGGAAACCCAAGGAAGCTATCCAGCACCAGCTTACCGGGGGGCTAA
- a CDS encoding Transport permease protein produces MNNSIFSPNRVAAMVLRYVYVLRSSWPRLLELAYWPTVQMVLWGFISQFMAANSSWVAQASGVFLAAVLLWDVLFRGQLGVSLPFFEEMYSRNLGHLFVTPLRPYELVCSLTLISLIRTSIGVGTASILAILFYHYSIFDMGLPLLTFFTNLLVMGWTIGLLVASLVLRYGLGAESLAWVAVFAIAPITGIYYPVSVLPEWLQMIAAVLPSSHVFEGMRALLFTHNFRTDLLLYAVLLNLFYFWVGVSVFLSAFHAARTRGLLLQQGE; encoded by the coding sequence ATGAACAATTCGATATTTTCCCCAAATCGAGTAGCCGCCATGGTATTGCGCTACGTCTACGTATTGCGTAGCTCCTGGCCACGATTGTTGGAACTGGCCTACTGGCCTACCGTTCAGATGGTACTCTGGGGATTCATCAGTCAATTTATGGCGGCCAATAGTAGCTGGGTGGCCCAGGCGAGCGGGGTATTTCTGGCGGCGGTGTTGCTGTGGGATGTGTTATTTCGAGGTCAGCTCGGGGTATCTTTGCCTTTCTTCGAAGAGATGTATTCGCGCAATCTTGGTCACCTCTTCGTAACCCCATTGCGTCCCTACGAATTGGTGTGTTCACTGACCCTGATCAGCTTGATCCGAACCAGCATCGGCGTAGGTACTGCGTCAATATTAGCTATTCTGTTTTATCACTACTCAATATTTGATATGGGGTTACCACTACTGACCTTCTTTACTAATCTATTGGTCATGGGTTGGACAATTGGTCTACTGGTAGCCTCATTGGTATTGCGTTACGGTTTGGGAGCAGAAAGTTTGGCCTGGGTAGCTGTCTTCGCAATCGCACCGATAACCGGGATCTATTATCCGGTGAGTGTCTTGCCGGAGTGGTTGCAGATGATTGCGGCGGTGCTGCCTTCTTCCCATGTCTTCGAGGGGATGCGGGCGTTACTCTTCACCCACAACTTTCGTACGGATCTGTTGCTTTATGCGGTACTGCTCAATTTATTCTATTTTTGGGTCGGGGTGTCGGTATTCTTATCTGCCTTTCATGCAGCCCGGACGCGAGGATTATTATTGCAGCAGGGAGAATAA
- a CDS encoding ABC-2 type transport system ATP-binding protein gives MSPASSFPRSSPVIVVHELVKRYGESLAVDGISFSVPHGTTCALLGGNGAGKTTTIAMMLGLLLPTSGTVRVLGEDMERHRYRVLPRMNFSSPYVDLPQRLTVVENLKVYARLYGLRDIPARLVRLGEALDITRLMKRRYGTLSAGQKTRVVLAKALLNDPDVLLLDEPTASLDPDSADRLRRHLKDYQTQTGATVLLASHNMPEVERLCDQVLMMCAGRIVDEGTPAELLIRHDRTTLEEVFLHIARRSREQAE, from the coding sequence TTGTCTCCTGCCTCCTCTTTTCCACGATCTTCGCCGGTCATTGTTGTCCATGAATTGGTTAAACGCTACGGAGAATCCCTAGCGGTGGACGGCATTAGTTTCTCCGTACCACACGGTACTACCTGTGCCTTATTAGGAGGAAACGGCGCCGGTAAAACTACCACTATTGCCATGATGCTGGGTCTATTGTTACCCACCAGCGGTACGGTGCGGGTGCTGGGAGAAGACATGGAGCGTCACCGTTATCGTGTCCTACCACGCATGAATTTTTCTTCTCCCTATGTCGATCTGCCCCAGCGCCTCACCGTGGTGGAAAATCTCAAAGTCTATGCCCGTCTCTATGGATTGCGTGATATTCCCGCACGTCTGGTACGTTTGGGTGAGGCGCTGGATATTACAAGATTGATGAAACGTCGTTACGGAACTCTCTCGGCGGGCCAGAAAACTCGAGTAGTATTGGCCAAGGCGCTACTTAATGATCCCGATGTATTGCTTTTAGATGAGCCAACCGCCTCCCTGGACCCCGATAGTGCCGATCGTTTGCGTCGCCACCTCAAGGATTATCAGACCCAAACCGGCGCTACCGTATTACTTGCCTCTCATAATATGCCGGAGGTAGAACGACTCTGTGATCAGGTGCTCATGATGTGTGCTGGGCGCATTGTGGATGAAGGAACCCCGGCGGAATTACTTATTCGCCACGATCGTACAACATTGGAAGAGGTATTTCTCCATATCGCCCGTCGTTCCAGGGAGCAGGCAGAATGA
- the fmt gene encoding 10-formyltetrahydrofolate:L-methionyl-tRNA(fMet) N-formyltransferase, with protein MKLLFAGTPEFAATALTALLNSSHSVDAIYTQPDRPAGRGRKLQASPVKILAEAHHLPVLQPETLRDKDEQIRLREFGVDVMVVAAYGLILPRAVLMAPRLGCLNIHASLLPRWRGAAPIQRALLAGDEESGVTIMQMERRLDTGPMLSSHTCPILPTDTAATLHDRLAAMGASAIVEVLDNLERGGINPQSQDETRTTYATKLDKTEAKLDWQRSAQELARQVRAFDPYPVAQTYSGETVIRVWQATATSDAIPSGIVPGTILTTNRTGVSVATSDGILVLHKVQLPGGRPLKIAEILNASHARLFQPGIVFS; from the coding sequence ATGAAACTTCTTTTCGCTGGTACCCCAGAATTTGCCGCCACGGCCCTTACAGCTCTTTTGAATTCATCCCACTCAGTAGATGCGATCTACACCCAACCGGATCGTCCGGCGGGACGCGGTCGTAAACTCCAGGCCAGTCCAGTAAAGATATTGGCGGAGGCCCATCATTTACCCGTGCTCCAACCTGAAACCCTGCGCGATAAAGATGAGCAGATACGGCTGCGAGAATTTGGGGTAGACGTAATGGTGGTTGCGGCTTATGGCCTGATTCTTCCGCGAGCAGTGTTGATGGCTCCGCGTTTAGGTTGCCTCAATATACACGCATCACTTCTGCCGCGTTGGCGTGGGGCGGCCCCTATTCAACGTGCATTATTGGCTGGGGATGAAGAGAGTGGCGTTACCATTATGCAGATGGAGCGTCGTCTCGATACGGGTCCAATGCTGTCGTCTCATACTTGTCCAATTCTACCCACGGATACTGCGGCAACGCTCCACGATCGTTTGGCGGCGATGGGGGCCTCCGCCATCGTAGAGGTTTTAGATAATTTGGAGCGAGGAGGAATTAATCCTCAATCCCAAGATGAGACTCGTACCACCTACGCCACCAAACTCGATAAAACCGAGGCCAAATTGGATTGGCAACGCAGCGCCCAAGAATTAGCACGCCAAGTACGCGCCTTCGACCCCTACCCGGTTGCACAAACCTATTCCGGCGAAACCGTAATTCGCGTCTGGCAGGCAACAGCAACCAGCGACGCTATTCCATCGGGAATTGTACCTGGGACCATACTCACAACCAATCGCACTGGGGTATCCGTAGCCACCAGTGACGGTATTCTGGTCCTACACAAGGTTCAACTTCCCGGAGGACGACCGCTGAAAATTGCCGAGATCCTCAATGCTAGTCATGCCCGTCTCTTTCAACCCGGAATAGTTTTTAGCTGA
- the hypD gene encoding Hydrogenase maturation factor HypD, giving the protein MDNAQFWLQKIHALAFNRTIKIMNVCGGHERSITHAGLREVLPKWVELIPGPGCPVCVCPEEDVYQAIQLALRDRVILVTFGDMLRVPVNVKKGEVRSLAEARAAGAEIYPIASPLDARKIAQDYPERPVVFFAAGFETTTAPVAAMLAEGLPENLFVLLSGRVTWPAVAMLLDSGNPGFHALVAPGHVSAVMGSEEWAFVAERHQIPCAVAGFNPESLLAAFYSILRQIASGACFLDNCYREVAHPGGNPTARRLLIDTLEIIDAHWRGIGIIPRSGYVLKSTYAQHDAGQHFYDYADSVRRHAGEMPPGCDCAQVVLGRMYPCQCQIYGKACTPRTPIGPCMVSDEGACRIWWARGVGYPPNPR; this is encoded by the coding sequence ATGGATAACGCCCAATTCTGGCTACAGAAAATTCATGCCCTTGCTTTTAATCGCACGATTAAAATAATGAACGTGTGCGGTGGCCATGAACGTTCGATTACTCATGCGGGGCTACGTGAGGTACTGCCCAAATGGGTTGAGCTAATACCTGGCCCTGGTTGTCCGGTGTGCGTATGTCCCGAAGAAGATGTCTATCAGGCAATTCAACTTGCGCTTCGTGACCGAGTAATTCTAGTTACCTTCGGTGATATGTTGCGCGTGCCGGTGAATGTTAAAAAGGGTGAGGTGCGTTCGTTGGCCGAGGCACGAGCAGCGGGTGCTGAAATCTACCCGATAGCTAGTCCACTTGATGCCCGCAAAATCGCACAGGATTACCCCGAGCGGCCGGTAGTGTTCTTTGCTGCTGGTTTTGAAACTACTACCGCGCCGGTCGCGGCGATGTTGGCCGAAGGTCTACCCGAGAATTTATTCGTGCTATTGTCGGGTCGAGTGACCTGGCCGGCGGTGGCTATGTTATTAGATTCTGGTAACCCCGGTTTTCACGCTTTGGTCGCGCCTGGTCATGTTTCCGCCGTAATGGGATCGGAGGAATGGGCCTTTGTGGCGGAGCGCCATCAAATTCCTTGTGCAGTGGCTGGTTTCAATCCAGAATCGCTGCTCGCAGCCTTTTATTCCATACTCCGCCAGATTGCCAGTGGGGCATGTTTTCTCGATAACTGCTATCGCGAGGTTGCGCATCCTGGTGGTAATCCAACCGCACGGCGTTTACTGATTGACACTCTGGAGATTATTGACGCACACTGGCGCGGAATTGGCATTATTCCGCGATCTGGTTATGTTCTGAAGTCCACCTATGCCCAACACGATGCGGGCCAACATTTTTATGACTATGCCGATTCCGTACGGCGCCATGCTGGAGAAATGCCACCGGGTTGTGATTGTGCTCAGGTGGTATTAGGGCGCATGTATCCCTGTCAGTGTCAAATCTATGGTAAGGCATGTACCCCACGTACCCCGATTGGTCCGTGTATGGTCTCGGACGAAGGTGCTTGTCGAATATGGTGGGCGCGTGGAGTGGGTTACCCACCTAATCCGCGATAA
- a CDS encoding hypothetical protein (Evidence 5 : Unknown function), translated as MGASNSERDGFHAARRLLFTTIRANVNAMCVLRIGLIQRFTVMLQKVYILRIGEVLKVIGI; from the coding sequence TTGGGAGCATCAAATTCGGAACGAGACGGATTTCATGCGGCACGTCGATTACTATTCACTACAATCCGGGCAAACGTCAATGCTATGTGTGTGTTACGGATTGGCCTTATTCAACGTTTCACCGTTATGTTACAAAAAGTATATATCCTGCGGATCGGGGAGGTATTGAAGGTGATTGGGATATAG
- the dacA gene encoding D-alanyl-D-alanine carboxypeptidase DacA: MTLHPPVRHIRIFVAALFIALTSGLVPTVLATPKPPGPAASTTMAPTATSSTSVAKESKSGSIAAAATKANAPAPGPAKGPVIPTPPQIAAGAWILMDAYTGQVFADNNADTRMEPASLTKIMTAYVVFDALHSGEKKLTDAVRISERAWKTGGSRTFLDLGSQVPLETVVLGMVVQSGNDASVALSEHIAGTEQAFSDLMNHHATQIGMVNSHFENATGLPNTSHYSSARDLALLSKSLIQRFPEEYKWFSTKEFTFHGIVQHNRDVLLNRDPSIDGIKTGFTDRAGYCLVSSAKREDMRLISVVLNTKSPAARAREAQSLLDYGFRFWETHRVYTERQPLTTARVWKGAQPELSAGTVDDIYVTVPRGLYKAVNTTFELKGPIIAPVEKDQIVGTAHITLPDGKVQDYPLMALTEIAIGSWWRRLIDTILLWFHK; the protein is encoded by the coding sequence GTGACTCTGCATCCTCCCGTACGCCATATTCGTATCTTCGTTGCTGCCCTGTTCATCGCCCTAACCTCGGGCCTGGTACCAACGGTACTCGCCACCCCTAAGCCACCCGGTCCAGCGGCCTCTACAACGATGGCTCCGACCGCAACCTCCTCCACCTCTGTGGCCAAAGAATCAAAATCTGGTTCGATAGCTGCCGCTGCTACCAAGGCCAATGCCCCTGCACCAGGGCCAGCCAAGGGTCCCGTCATCCCTACGCCTCCCCAGATAGCCGCTGGTGCATGGATCCTAATGGATGCCTACACCGGTCAGGTCTTCGCCGACAACAACGCCGATACACGCATGGAACCGGCAAGTCTGACCAAGATCATGACCGCCTATGTCGTCTTCGACGCCCTCCATTCGGGGGAAAAGAAGCTCACTGATGCCGTTCGCATCAGCGAACGGGCTTGGAAGACCGGGGGCTCTCGCACCTTCCTGGACCTTGGTAGCCAGGTTCCACTCGAGACGGTGGTGTTGGGTATGGTCGTACAGTCCGGCAACGATGCAAGCGTCGCGCTGTCGGAGCATATTGCTGGTACCGAGCAAGCATTCAGCGACCTCATGAACCACCATGCGACACAGATCGGCATGGTAAACAGTCACTTCGAGAACGCTACTGGTCTACCAAACACCAGCCACTACTCCAGCGCGCGGGATCTGGCCCTCCTCTCGAAGTCCCTCATTCAACGTTTTCCTGAGGAGTACAAATGGTTCTCGACCAAGGAATTCACCTTCCACGGCATTGTTCAACACAACCGTGATGTGCTCCTCAATCGCGACCCCTCTATCGATGGGATTAAAACCGGTTTCACCGATCGGGCCGGCTATTGCTTGGTGTCCTCCGCCAAACGCGAAGATATGCGTCTCATCTCGGTGGTCCTAAATACCAAATCCCCCGCAGCGCGTGCGCGCGAGGCCCAATCGCTACTGGATTACGGATTTCGTTTCTGGGAAACCCATCGGGTCTACACCGAACGCCAACCCTTAACCACCGCCCGCGTTTGGAAAGGTGCACAACCGGAATTATCGGCCGGCACTGTCGACGATATCTACGTCACGGTTCCACGGGGTCTGTACAAAGCGGTAAACACTACCTTCGAACTAAAAGGGCCAATTATCGCGCCCGTTGAAAAGGATCAGATCGTCGGTACCGCCCACATCACCCTACCCGATGGAAAAGTTCAAGACTACCCCCTAATGGCTCTTACGGAAATTGCCATAGGGAGCTGGTGGCGACGGCTGATCGATACCATCCTGCTGTGGTTCCACAAATAG
- the rlpA gene encoding Endolytic peptidoglycan transglycosylase RlpA, producing MSAVLETYPVQRTGSWWWSFGLTAIFVAGCGTQPPTVTPTLPTAGLRDAIPKIEPRSKYGNPAFYDVNGRRYYTLTNSQGYVERGVASWYGPGFHGKRTSSREPYDMHAMTAAHTTLPLPTYVYVTNLENGRAAILRVNDRGPFEKNRLIDLSYSGAKKLGLDKPGTALVEIQALDPATPESWPSGAVAIVAAAQGGEVTTELTATASTPPPVVIAKETTNPPRSSSRTSSNSSVATILPPRPTLYLQVGAFSSLDNATRLQQRLTSEIVVNCAISSTQTAQQTLYRLRLGPLDSVDSADQLLEPLARLGIHDTRIVVD from the coding sequence ATGAGTGCTGTGTTGGAAACATATCCGGTGCAACGTACCGGTAGTTGGTGGTGGTCATTCGGTCTGACAGCGATTTTCGTTGCCGGTTGTGGCACCCAACCCCCCACGGTCACGCCCACTCTTCCCACTGCTGGGTTGCGCGACGCGATCCCGAAGATAGAACCTCGCAGTAAATACGGTAATCCCGCTTTCTACGATGTTAATGGTCGTCGTTACTATACCTTAACCAACTCGCAGGGTTATGTGGAACGCGGAGTTGCCTCCTGGTACGGACCGGGCTTCCATGGTAAGCGCACCTCTAGCCGTGAGCCTTACGACATGCACGCCATGACCGCAGCCCACACTACCCTTCCGCTCCCTACCTACGTCTATGTCACCAATCTGGAGAACGGTCGCGCCGCCATCTTGCGGGTGAACGATCGAGGTCCCTTCGAGAAAAATCGGTTGATCGATCTGTCGTATTCCGGAGCAAAAAAACTTGGACTCGATAAACCTGGCACCGCTCTAGTGGAGATCCAAGCACTGGATCCCGCAACCCCAGAGAGCTGGCCAAGCGGCGCCGTAGCTATCGTCGCGGCCGCGCAAGGAGGTGAGGTGACTACCGAATTAACAGCCACCGCCTCGACACCACCTCCTGTAGTGATCGCCAAAGAAACCACCAATCCACCTCGGAGCAGTTCCAGAACTTCGTCTAACAGCAGTGTGGCTACGATACTGCCCCCCCGCCCTACCCTCTACCTACAGGTGGGCGCTTTTTCCAGCCTCGATAATGCCACGCGCCTACAGCAACGTTTGACCAGTGAAATCGTGGTAAATTGTGCCATTAGTTCGACCCAGACAGCCCAACAAACCCTCTATCGCCTTCGCCTCGGACCATTGGACAGCGTGGACAGTGCCGACCAACTACTGGAGCCCCTGGCCCGACTCGGTATCCACGACACCCGCATCGTCGTCGATTAA
- the insB gene encoding Insertion element iso-IS1n protein InsB: protein MTFFLIFRKLKVLKWMIMWSYVGNKENQRWLWHAIDHATGNVLAYVFGKRKDSVFLSLKELLKPFGISRFYTDDWGAYERNLPVEQQIISKKNTQKIERKHLMLRTRIKRLARKTICFSKLEKMHDIVIGLFINRYEFGVLV from the coding sequence ATGACATTCTTTCTGATATTCAGAAAGTTGAAGGTGCTGAAGTGGATGATAATGTGGAGCTATGTCGGCAACAAGGAAAATCAACGCTGGCTTTGGCATGCTATTGACCATGCTACGGGAAATGTTCTTGCGTATGTGTTTGGCAAAAGGAAAGATTCGGTATTTTTGTCCTTAAAAGAACTCCTCAAGCCGTTTGGGATTTCTCGATTTTATACTGACGATTGGGGGGCTTATGAACGGAATTTACCAGTCGAACAACAAATCATTAGCAAGAAGAATACTCAAAAAATCGAGAGGAAACATTTAATGTTACGGACACGTATCAAACGGCTTGCCCGGAAAACCATTTGCTTCTCCAAACTTGAGAAAATGCATGATATTGTGATTGGTCTCTTCATAAATCGCTATGAATTTGGCGTCTTAGTCTGA
- a CDS encoding hypothetical protein (Evidence 5 : Unknown function) produces MEPVNRSLLERLNSDDILSDIQKVEGAEVDDNVELCRQQGKSTLALACY; encoded by the coding sequence ATGGAACCAGTCAATCGGTCACTACTGGAAAGACTGAATTCAGATGACATTCTTTCTGATATTCAGAAAGTTGAAGGTGCTGAAGTGGATGATAATGTGGAGCTATGTCGGCAACAAGGAAAATCAACGCTGGCTTTGGCATGCTATTGA
- the insA gene encoding IS1 protein InsA: MANRAVLCPCCKCDHVVKRGKTELGKQRYLCLKPECGRKTFILDYTYQGYLPEVKEQIIDMAMNGSGIRDTARVLGISPGTVISKIKETRTLYGTSQSVTTGKTEFR; encoded by the coding sequence ATGGCTAACAGAGCTGTTTTGTGTCCATGCTGTAAATGTGATCATGTCGTTAAACGCGGCAAGACGGAACTTGGAAAACAACGCTATCTCTGCCTGAAGCCGGAATGTGGTAGGAAGACATTCATTTTAGATTATACCTACCAGGGGTATTTGCCAGAAGTCAAGGAGCAGATCATCGACATGGCAATGAACGGCAGCGGGATCCGTGATACTGCGCGGGTATTGGGAATTAGTCCAGGGACGGTTATTAGCAAAATAAAAGAAACAAGAACCCTATATGGAACCAGTCAATCGGTCACTACTGGAAAGACTGAATTCAGATGA